The Schizosaccharomyces pombe strain 972h- genome assembly, chromosome: I genome contains a region encoding:
- the rpc19 gene encoding DNA-directed RNA polymerase I and III subunit Rpc19, producing the protein MAAMTDVTDPSSVAMESATEKIIILPGHSADLTSVTFQIQKEDHTLGNSLRYVIMKNPEVEFCGYSIPHPSEAKMNFRIQTAPSTTAVDVLRKGLDDLIDLCDAVTEKFTEQLPRDTSTTMEVDG; encoded by the exons ATGGCGGCAATGACAGACGTAACAGATCCTAGCTCAGTTGCTATGGAATCTGCAactgaaaaaataattatc CTTCCTGGTCATTCTGCTGATCTTACATCTGTGacatttcaaattcaaaaagagGACCATACGCTAGGCAATTCTCTTCGCTATGTCAttatgaaaaa TCCTGAGGTTGAGTTTTGCGGTTACTCCATCCCACATCCATCTGAagcaaaaatgaattttcgAATTCAGACAGCAC CTTCAACAACCGCTGTAGATGTTTTAAGAAAAGGGCTCGATGATTTGATTGACCTTTGTGATGCGGTTACAGAAAAATTTACTGAACAACTTCCTAGAGATACATCTACTACCATGGAGGTTGATGGATAA
- the rce1 gene encoding CAAX prenyl protease: MRVYLISFFFTAIYVVSLYTFPVARPRPSLNRNDPKVITARCISVLLASSVCCILTRLIIGPSLNVFTFPTDQVLKSLLHAATIFIGPLYEVWIVDKEYRLFFIHLKDCLSNAIAWRNIIIGPLSEELTFRCCIVPICEAAGWSRLKIIFVAPLLFGMAHIHHTYEFLLAYPNAYIAAALQTVVQFSYTTVFGWYTTHLFLSTHSLFPSFLVHAFCNSMGLPTLYGKIGNRNQTRIYYTLLLLGVLIFYMTWGITDFNNHQDFEPRLVPLN, from the exons atgagagtttatttaatttcgtTCTTTTTCACGGCGATTTACGTTGTTTCTTTATACACGTTCCCAGTTGCTCGACCAAGGCCATCTCTTAATCGGAATGACCCGAAAGTTATTACGGCACGTTGCATAAGTGTCTTATTAGCATCATCTGTATGTTGTATTTTAACAAGGTTGATCATTGGCCCTTCATTGAATGTATTCACTTTCCCGACAGACcaagttttgaaaagtttacTACACGCAGCAACTATATTTATTGGGCCCCTGTATGAAGTTTGGATTGTTGACAAAGAATATAGACTCTTCTTTATACATTTGAAAGACTGCCTGTCGAATGCGATTGCTTGGCGAAACATTATTATT GGTCCTCTTTCTGAAGAACTTACATTTAGATGTTGCATAGTACCAATTTGTGAAGCTGCTGGGTGGTCAAGgcttaaaattatatttgtTGCGCCTCTGCTGTTTGGAATGGCGCATATTCATCATACCTATGAATTTCTACTTGCCTATCCGAATGCATATATAGCTGCCGCTCTTCAAACTGTTGTTCAGTTTTCATACACCACAGTTTTTGGATGGTATACAACACATCTATTCCTTTCCACGCATAGCTTATTTCCTTCATTTTTAGTACATGCTTTTTGTAATTCAATGGGGCTGCCAACTTTGTACGGAAAAATTGGAAACAGAAATCAGACTAGGATTTATTACACGTTACTATTGTTAGGGgttttgatattttatatgaCTTGGGGTATTACTGATTTTAATAATCATCAAGACTTTGAACCAAGACTGGTGCCATTAAactaa
- the rfc4 gene encoding DNA replication factor C complex subunit Rfc4: protein MSNAVSSSVFGEKNNSVAYELPWVEKYRPIVLDDIVGNEETIDRLKVIAKEGNMPHLVISGMPGIGKTTSILCLAHALLGPAYKEGVLELNASDERGIDVVRNRIKAFAQKKVILPPGRHKIIILDEADSMTAGAQQALRRTMEIYSNTTRFALACNQSNKIIEPIQSRCAILRYSRLTDQQVLQRLLNICKAEKVNYTDDGLAALIMTAEGDMRQAVNNLQSTVAGFGLVNGENVFRVADQPSPVAIHAMLTACQSGNIDVALEKLQGIWDLGFSAVDIVTNMFRVVKTMDSIPEFSRLEMLKEIGQTHMIILEGVQTLLQLSGLVCRLAKSQMKPESFII from the exons ATGAGTAATGCAGTATCATCATCAGTATTTGGAGAGAAAAATAACTCTGTAGCTTATGAGCTGCCATG GGTCGAAAAGTATCGTCCAATCGTCCTGGATGACATTGTTGGTAACGAGGAGACGATTGACCGACTTAAAGTTATTGCCAAGGAAGGGAATATGCCTCATCTAGTTATTTCG GGAATGCCTGGTATCGGAAAAACGACGTCTATTCTTTGTTTAGCACATGCATTACTTGGCCCAGCATATAAGGAAGGTGTATTAGAATTAAATGCTTCAGATGAACGAGGTATCGATGTAGTGAGAAATAGAATTAAAGCATTCGCACAGAAAAAAGTCATACTGCCACCTGGAAGGCATAAGATCATTATTTTAGACGAAGCAGATAGTATGACGGCTGGAGCTCAACAAGCTTTGCGTAGAACTATGGAAATCTACAGTAATACAACGCGTTTTGCACTTGCTTGCAATCAATCcaacaaaattattgaacCTATTCAATCGCGGTGTGCAATTCTCCGATACTCACGTCTTACGGATCAACAGGTTTTACAGCGTTTATTGAATATATGTAAAGCGGAAAAAGTCAATTATACAGATGATGGTTTGGCTGCCCTTATCATGACAGCAGAAGGTGATATGCGTCAAGCAGTGAACAATCTACAGAGCACTGTTGCTGGATTCGGTCTTGTGAACGGTGAAAACGTTTTCCGGGTCGCCGATCAGCCTTCACCTGTAGCGATACATGCCATGCTAACTGCTTGTCAATCTGGAAACATCGACGTCGCCCTTGAAAAACTTCAGGGAATATGGGATTTGGGGTTCAGTGCTGTGGACATTGTCACTAATATGTTTAGAGTAGTAAAGACAATGGACAGTATTCCGGAATTTTCAAGATTAGAAATGCTTAAGGAAATTGGCCAAACTCATATGATTATTTTAGAGGGTGTGCAAACCTTGTTGCAGTTAAGTGGTTTAGTATGTCGCCTTGCTAAGTCACAGATGAAGCCGGAgtcttttattatttag
- the mcb1 gene encoding mini-chromosome maintenance complex-binding protein mcb1: protein MVIALSDSFIENPRSFLQRFQDALFAGSKPDLQGTLGIDEEVSNIFATEERIRKIPNYLDCKWSELKTGQLLRLQGMVQDTNFGHEFFAGAVEVNENIWRGCRYILDFSEDEMHLDESKIVLDERYSLFLTNVPGERTLPVIEALGNWGSESLKERSLKYSNRLQASNDTGVCVKCYGGMETKVQVCQAIDVIGIYEEPSEYSDGLPILHMLCFKDYTQSATQAPSPQQAEIIRPKILKYFEKVLGENIAAESLMLALLSNVVHKTTGLVIGGFTLNLTNCTSELVSQLVSVLRPLIKRMVIQKVNVAELNRKPLYPLSDGETLDTSHLQVAPGTLIVLDETELSSGTLNDVGCRNVQFLSSLISQQDLTFFYPFSSFTVHSNVRIIILSHGRSILPADVGCRCRGDSPDTIEFPTDSDELQEFCNFFHMWNMRANIPENMLDYIQSTYVSSRQYNKEINEKTLSLQINCSRLYAKSFGRQLVSRIDFEAARSLINHWTVN, encoded by the exons atggTAATTGCTTTATCTGATTCTTTTATCGAAAATCCAAGATCGTTTCTTCAAAGATTTCAGGATGCATTGTTTGCAGGATCTAAGCCCGATTTACAAGGCACTTTAGGCATCGATGAAGAAGTTTCTAATATTTTCGCTACAGAGGAAAGAATAAGAAAG ATTCCAAACTATCTTGACTGCAAATGGTCTGAGTTAAAGACTGGTCAACTACTTCGTCTTCAAGGTATGGTGCAAGACACCAATTTTGGGcatgaattttttgctgGAGCTGTAGAggtaaatgaaaacatttGGAGAGGCTGTAGATACATACTTGATTTCAGCGAAGATGAAATGCATTTAGATGAATCTAAAATTGTCCTAGATGAAAGATATTCACTGTTTCTGACAAATGTTCCTGGAGAAAGAACTCTTCCTGTTATAGAAGCTTTGGGAAACTGGGGAAGCGAGAGTCTGAAAGAACGGTCATTGAAGTACTCAAACCGCTTACAAGCAAGTAATGATACCGGCGTTTGTGTTAAATGCTATGGCGGAATGGAAACTAAAGTTCAAGTTTGTCAAGCAATCGATGTTATTGGAATTTATGAAGAACCAAGTGAATACTCGGATGGTTTACCCATTTTACACATGTTATGTTTTAAGGATTATACGCAATCAGCTACTCAAGCCCCTTCTCCTCAGCAAGCTGAGATCATTCGaccaaaaatattaaaatattttgaaaaagtccTTGGTGAAAATATAGCTGCGGAAAGTCTTATGCTTGCTCTTCTTTCCAACGTTGTTCATAAAACCACTGGTTTGGTTATAGGTGGTTttactttaaatttaacaaattgcACCTCTGAATTAGTGTCCCAGTTAGTTTCTGTGTTACGGCCtttgataaaaagaatggTGATTCAAAAAGTTAATGTCGCCGAGCTTAACAGGAAGCCGCTTTATCCCTTGAGTGATGGAGAGACATTAGATACTAGCCATTTGCAAGTGGCTCCTGGCACCCTTATAGTTCTTGATGAAACTGAACTATCGAGTGGAACCTTAAACGATGTCGGATGCCGTAACGTTCAGTTTTTGTCTTCCCTAATATCTCAACAGgatttaacatttttttatcctttcAGTTCTTTTACCGTTCACAGTAATGTTCGAATAATTATATTAAGCCATGGAAGATCTATTTTGCCAGCTGATGTCGGTTGTAGATGTAGAGGCGATTCTCCGGACACTATTGAATTTCCAACTGATTCGGATGAGCTGCAAGagttttgtaatttttttcacatGTGGAACATGCGTGCTAATATTCCCGAAAACATGCTGGATTATATTCAATCTACATATGTGAGCTCCCGTcaatataataaagaaatcaatgaaaaaacACTTTCATTACAGATCAATTGCTCTCGTCTCTACGCGAAGAGTTTCGGTCGTCAACTGGTTTCAAGAATTGATTTTGAGGCTGCCCGTAGTCTAATCAATCATTGGACTGTCAACTGA
- the pli1 gene encoding SUMO E3 ligase Pli1 — protein MNQANFLQELPNVLKRLETGLIIPQLKDILRVFGLRLSGTKAELITRIKQLIERIAIENNTTSWEALKKAIDGDVTSAVCILKYNTYQIYSAAAPIAPPSSASGNRSYSRPFAPVVHSRIRFRKSPFYDILEQFNAPFVVPACVGTRNTISFSFHVTPPALSKLLNDPKQYRVYLFSTPSETIGFGNCLMEFPTPQMELRINNQVAHANYRRLKGKPGTTNPADITDLVSKYAGPPGNNVVIYYMNSTKSYSVVVCFVKVYTIENLVDQIKSRKAESKEKIIERIKNDNQDADIIATSTDISLKCPLSFSRISLPVRSVFCKHIQCFDASAFLEMNKQTPSWMCPVCASHIQFSDLIIDGFMQHILESTPSNSETITVDPEGNWKLNTFDEPVESSEDEFVPKEKVIELSDGEGISTMANKSNDQPTRRASTHNSGPPAKRKRESLVIDLTISDDDENVATSTTESPSNATKENSLSRNVQSPNIDTAISNRSTNVRHGHPGFKDYTVENSPASRERSTSESAQSSVHMGYAGEGGLLSGALRAPSQQNNNNSNTQHSINLHTIVPSPYEPPLSVTPSTAITNLSIPESNRTNSSASSKSFTMNDLILPPLHLKNTTQTNNAHEDAQSSNLSQNHSLFYERIPQRPSYRIEKQNKGIYEDENEQSISAMPIPRAHPQLPKNLLSQTAGPLWDEQQDAQVDWNSELQSNNSYHNSGFEGTGNTFQSID, from the exons ATGAACCAGGCGAACTTTTTACAGGAGCTTCCA AATGTACTAAAGCGACTGGAAACTGGTCTTATTATACCTCAACTGAAAGATATACTTCGTGTTTTTGGACTTCGTCTTTCAGGAACAAAAGCTGAGCTCATTACCAGAATTAAACAACTAATAGAGAGGATAGCTATAGAAAACAACACAACCTCTTGGGAAGCATTGAAAAAGGCAATCGATGGCGATGTTACAAGTGCCGTATGTATCTTAAAGTACAACACATATCAGATATATAGTGCTGCTGCTCCAATTGCTCCACCTAGTTCAGCTTCTGGAAATAGATCATACAGCCGTCCTTTCGCCCCAGTTGTTCATTCGCGAATACGATTTCGAAAAAGTCCCTTTTATGACATTTTGGAACAATTCAATGCACCTTTCGTTGTACCTGCTTGTGTCGGCACTCGTAATACTATCTCCTTCTCTTTTCATGTAACTCCCCCTGCTCTATCAAAATTACTTAATGATCCTAAACAATATCGtgtttatcttttttctacGCCCTCAGAAACCATAGGCTTCGGTAATTGCTTAATGGAGTTTCCAACTCCTCAAATGGAGTTGCGTATAAATAATCAAGTTGCTCATGCTAATTATCGAAGGCTGAAGGGGAAACCTGGGACAACAAATCCGGCTGACATAACCGATTTAGTCTCCAAGTACGCCGGTCCTCCTGGTAATAACGTTGTCATTTACTATATGAATTCTACAAAAAGCTATTCTGTTGTGGTTTGCTTTGTTAAAGTGTATACAATTGAAAACCTTGTGGATCAAATAAAGAGCAGAAAAGCTGagtcaaaagaaaaaattattgagcgtataaaaaatgacaaTCAGGATGCCGATATTATCGCTACATCAACTGATATATCTTTAAAGTGCCCCTTGTCTTTTTCTCGAATATCACTACCAGTGCGATCTGTATTTTGTAAGCATATCCAATGCTTTGATGCTTCTGCTTTTCTagaaatgaataaacaGACACCTTCTTGGATGTGTCCAGTATGCGCTTCCCATATCCAGTTTTCCGACCTTATAATTGATGGTTTTATGCAACATATTTTAGAAAGTACTCCAAGCAATTCAGAAACTATTACTGTTGATCCCGAAGGAAACTGGAAACTAAATACGTTTGATGAACCCGTCGAAAGCTCGGAAGATGAATTTGtaccaaaagaaaaggtaATCGAATTGAGCGATGGGGAAGGTATCTCTACGATGGCTAACAAGTCCAATGATCAACCTACGAGGAGGGCATCTACTCATAATTCTGGTCCACCTGCAAAGAGGAAACGTGAGTCACTTGTAATTGATTTAACAATAtctgatgatgatgaaaatgTGGCAACATCCACGACGGAATCGCCATCTAATGCTACAAAGGAGAACTCTTTGAGTCGAAATGTACAGTCACCTAACATCGACACTGCCATATCGAACAGGTCAACAAACGTCAGACATGGTCACCCGGGGTTCAAAGACTACACGGTTGAAAACTCCCCAGCATCAAGAGAGCGTTCTACAAGTGAAAGCGCTCAATCCTCTGTCCATATGGGATATGCTGGCGAAGGCGGACTGTTATCCGGTGCTTTAAGGGCCCCTTCtcaacaaaataataacaattCGAATACACAGCACTCAATAAACTTACATACAATAGTGCCGTCTCCTTATGAACCACCCTTATCCGTTACTCCTTCAACGGCAATTACTAATCTCTCCATACCAGAAAGTAACAGGACTAATTCATCTGCCAGTTCTAAAAGCTTCACCATGAATGATTTAATTCTTCCACCGTTGCACTTGAAAAATACAACTCAAACTAATAACGCACATGAGGATGCCCAGTCGTCCAATCTCTCTCAAAACCATAGTCTGTTTTATGAAAGAATACCCCAACGACCCTCTTATAGaattgaaaagcaaaataagGGTATATATGAAGATGAGAATGAACAAAGTATTTCTGCGATGCCCATACCTCGAGCACATCCTCAACTGCCAAAGAATTTGTTGTCGCAGACGGCTGGACCGCTGTGGGATGAACAACAAGATGCTCAAGTAGACTGGAATTCTGAGTTACAGTCAAATAACTCCTATCATAATTCCGGATTTGAAGGAACGGGAAACACTTTTCAGAGTATAGATTAA
- the rpl44 gene encoding ribosomal L28e protein family domain-containing protein: protein MSVSNDLIWQVIRDNNRFLVKRPEFGGIQFNREPVNVSGKNAQRFSGLCNDKAVGVQANSPRGVVLITKTNPKNAQKPAKLFRKDVIANASSRKTYKSIAGRIGRTGYRDDLVKVSVARASAILSSQRPKKTVA from the coding sequence ATGTCTGTTAGCAACGATCTCATCTGGCAAGTTATCCGTGACAACAACCGCTTTCTTGTTAAGCGTCCCGAATTCGGTGGCATTCAATTCAACCGTGAGCCCGTTAACGTTTCTGGCAAGAACGCTCAACGCTTCTCTGGTCTCTGCAATGACAAAGCCGTTGGTGTCCAAGCTAACAGCCCCCGTGGTGTTGTTTTAATTACCAAGACCAATCCCAAGAATGCTCAAAAGCCTGCCAAGCTTTTCCGCAAGGATGTCATTGCCAACGCTTCTTCTCGTAAGACCTATAAGAGCATTGCTGGTCGTATCGGCAGAACTGGCTATCGTGATGATCTTGTCAAGGTTTCCGTTGCCCGTGCCTCCGctattctttcttctcAACGCCCCAAGAAGACTGTTGCTTAG
- a CDS encoding uncharacterized protein (Schizosaccharomyces pombe specific protein), whose product MFIFNVLTIRCTFHVLFAICYFCDHLLQYISNSRDSKAGLKIFLVFELAVTIFNTVMLQLANRVKNGLTLAILIVSVVMFVYHQQLIVNCKKMLAL is encoded by the coding sequence ATGTTTATCTTCAATGTTCTGACGATCCGCTGTACTTTCCATGTTCTATTTGCTATATGTTACTTTTGTGATCATTTGCTGCAATATATCAGCAATTCTCGAGATAGTAAGGCTggtctaaaaatttttttagtattcGAACTAGCTGTTACTATTTTCAATACGGTAATGCTTCAATTAGCTAACCGTGTAAAAAACGGGCTCACCCTTGCAATATTGATTGTCTCTGTTGTAATGTTTGTGTATCATCAACAGCTAATAGTTAATTGCAAAAAGATGCTAGCCTTATaa
- the irs4 gene encoding ENTH/VHS domain protein, whose protein sequence is MDAIHPVSLRNSKRHPLLHSERNLSRRAVSPSISRSFFQHSNGSFPLFQNHRKSLPSAIYKSVDPYVDANPLDPLAAAKASFADFPEQDDSQSSTSPLSSKYHTKKNKQIFVEDSRRGGAASNAAAIAAKKSGYYERTSTRKRSLTVPTPRTSFPHHPRSRRFSLKNAAIATSYHKFKPLSSNSLSSSGMHFSASKQAFNSPLLQTFSPSPSVSPFSNPAVEKLKTSASKQAAEAQSLREFDFFTPTPEPSDKNLEKLKNGASKQASESQSLKNMESLSLARSSPILTSEKLKNGASKQAIESPPFRASEPLPSSNIIPNPAMERLKNGASKLAIESQPFKSAEPLSSAIPLPNPMSEKMRNGASKQAIMAQSSKINPLPPLTASISDPSFEKLKNTASKQAIESQSLMNSGPELLEPSISDPMLEKMKTDAGKQTVESLSLKSSDATIPKPSVSDLGVEKLKNDASKCAVESQSLMINDPSVSSTSFYNPNMEKLKNGAIKQAIEHQALNAAILNKTQLPYFHQSSSELPISASKRAALSQQTESASKSSSNISEMCDSHPPSNFSISASQQASKDRFSEATSSIDLDLSPGRSLSLASSKLSVKEAGARVYNRSVATPVMTPSNPFEISKSASQLASIAQVPVSEPAKTSEVNLKKSLSLASSKLSFQEAGTSLKEKTANVQHSPEVLNDRSLASLSASRHADAISSKSKQHTEIAQPAFNTTGTVLMKTKSNLSDSALSTPQHSDSVLFDITSKAARLASTCAKTDLHRKPRRKHKSFTLENYFGHNAEDESPQSDEVESQTPPSGYSENDIGGTDIYPFALQGAALAAAKDFSRREASLSDSQSAASMDMLPMKKKLSHSSASSTRSIKSLLTNANQKHIHSSINETDDIPTMAAHIVATGQKNKEKAPSFSNDQALDHLLGSAHKRIPSNKTEWSSSSLHIPSHNSFSDIHHRKIAAHAAAITAASEKLTPSIEETSYSSSKAHDASLSAATLVANKDKLIHAPTPQVLAPVLPKVSLPHRHSVSLGQIRGESEVEGDVFYDAPSDKEDLGSSNAPLDVPHGANRSSMDEVNGSKYDYSDGILDGSGQYTDSDMSDDENSLKDSQSSVLSFSAVPTKVLKFKLRDVLGSEYSPSPQLLASSSDVSGSSSAVRAAMKADKIFPAVHENPPPLKTKQSIAKPSPHTLRVPQKKHKHFYHRDDGKYKSGTNLRKSETVDLPQFFIDENRRKLYEGLWAANKGYLLSKSEYSKPNDLICNIVVRELWSRSGAPTSVLAKIYDLVDRHHTGVLGRDEFIVGMFLIDQYLKGRKLPLKVPDSVWLSSKRMGDMLWRLEKLQKKTDNKKPFFKKKKKKRKHLKKFFDFNTTAKVNEGAMTD, encoded by the coding sequence ATGGACGCGATTCATCCCGTATCTTTACGAAATAGTAAAAGACATCCATTACTGCATTCTGAAAGAAACCTCAGCCGCCGTGCAGTTTCTCCAAGCATAAGCAGATCATTTTTTCAGCATTCTAATGGATCCTTTCCCCTATTTCAGAACCACAGAAAGAGCTTACCTTCCGCTATATATAAATCCGTAGATCCATATGTTGATGCCAACCCACTAGATCCCTTAGCTGCTGCCAAAGCGAGTTTTGCGGATTTTCCTGAACAAGATGATTCTCAAAGTTCCACTAGTCCTTTATCCTCGAAGTATCACACCAAAAAGAATAAGCAAATTTTTGTCGAGGATTCAAGAAGAGGCGGGGCGGCTTCGAACGCGGCTGCCATTGCGGCTAAAAAGAGTGGTTATTATGAACGTACATCAACTAGAAAACGGTCGTTGACCGTTCCAACACCTCGTACATCTTTTCCGCATCATCCTCGAAGTCGACgattttcattaaagaaTGCCGCAATTGCCACTTCTTACCACAAATTCAAACCTCTTTCATCCAATTCACTTTCTTCTTCCGGTATGCATTTTTCCGCTAGTAAACAGGCCTTCAACTCTCCTTTACTACAGACTTTCAGTCCTTCCCCTTCTGTATCTCCATTTTCGAATCCAGCCGTagagaaattgaaaaccaGTGCGAGCAAGCAAGCGGCTGAAGCACAATCTTTAAGAGagtttgattttttcaCTCCTACTCCTGAACCCTCAGATAagaatttggaaaagcTGAAAAATGGTGCCAGTAAACAAGCTAGCGAATCCCAATCTCTCAAAAACATGGAATCACTTTCATTAGCAAGATCTTCACCAATCCTTACTTCagaaaagttaaaaaatggagCTAGTAAGCAGGCTATTGAATCTCCACCTTTCAGAGCTTCGGAACCACTACCTTCATCAAATATTATACCGAATCCTGCTATGGAAAGGTTAAAAAATGGAGCTAGCAAACTAGCTATTGAGTCCCAACCATTTAAATCAGCGGAACCGTTATCTTCAGCAATTCCACTTCCCAATCCTATGTCCGAAAAGATGAGAAATGGCGCCAGCAAACAGGCTATTATGGCCCAAAGCTCAAAAATCAATCCCTTACCGCCACTAACAGCTTCAATTTCAGACCCGTCTTTtgagaaattaaagaaCACTGCTAGTAAACAGGCCATTGAATCTCAATCTCTAATGAATAGTGGCCCTGAACTTTTAGAGCCGTCGATTTCAGACCCAATGTtagagaaaatgaagacTGATGCTGGTAAACAGACTGTTGAATCTCTGTCGTTGAAGAGTTCTGACGCTACAATTCCAAAACCATCAGTATCAGATCTTGGGGTagaaaaacttaaaaatgATGCTAGTAAATGTGCTGTCGAGTCTCAGTCCTTAATGATTAATGATCCCTCTGTTTCTTCAACCTCATTTTATAACCCAAATATGGAAAAACTGAAAAACGGTGCCATCAAGCAAGCTATTGAGCACCAAGCTTTAAATGCTGCCATTTTGAATAAGACACAATTACCTTATTTTCATCAATCATCTTCCGAACTACCAATATCTGCTAGCAAACGGGCTGCATTGTCTCAACAAACAGAGTCGGCCTCAAAGTCATCTAGTAATATCTCTGAAATGTGTGATTCACATCCTCCTTCTAACTTTTCAATCTCTGCTAGCCAGCAAGCTAGCAAGGACCGTTTTTCGGAGGCTACTTCTTCTATCGATTTGGATCTGAGTCCTGGTAGAAGTCTCTCTTTGGCTTCTAGTAAGCTTTCTGTGAAAGAAGCTGGTGCTCGCGTTTATAATAGAAGCGTTGCTACTCCAGTAATGACGCCGTCCAACCCATTCGAAATTTCCAAATCAGCAAGTCAGTTAGCGAGTATAGCTCAAGTACCTGTTTCCGAACCCGCAAAGACTTCAGAAGTGAACCTTAAAAAAAGCCTTTCCTTAGCTTCTAGtaaactttcttttcagGAAGCTGGTACCTCCCTTAAAGAGAAGACTGCAAATGTTCAACATTCCCCGGAAGTTTTGAATGACCGCTCTTTGGCGTCACTTTCTGCTAGTCGGCATGCTGATGCCATATCTTCGAAAAGCAAACAACATACTGAAATCGCGCAGCCAGCATTTAATACGACTGGAACTGTGCTAATGAAGACAAAATCAAACCTTTCAGATTCTGCGTTAAGCACACCACAACATTCTGATTCGGTGCTTTTCGATATTACTTCTAAGGCTGCAAGGCTCGCTTCTACTTGTGCTAAGACAGATCTACACAGGAAACCAAGGAGAAAACATAAATCATTTACCCTTGAGAATTATTTTGGGCATAATGCTGAAGACGAAAGCCCTCAATCTGACGAGGTTGAAAGTCAAACGCCCCCTTCAGGATATTCTGAAAACGATATCGGCGGAACGGACATATACCCTTTTGCTTTACAAGGAGCTGCTTTGGCTGCCGCGAAAGACTTTTCAAGACGTGAAGCCTCCTTAAGTGATAGCCAATCCGCTGCTTCTATGGATATGTTGCctatgaagaagaaattgtcCCATTCATCTGCATCTTCTACCCGTTCTATTAAATCGTTATTAACTAATGCTAACCAAAAGCATATTCATTCCTCTATAAATGAAACTGATGATATTCCTACAATGGCCGCTCATATTGTTGCAACTGGtcagaaaaataaagaaaaagcaccttctttttctaatgATCAGGCCCTTGATCACTTGCTTGGGTCTGCTCATAAACGAATTCCTTCTAATAAAACGGAATGGTCGTCGTCATCATTGCACATTCCTTCGcataattctttttctgaCATCCATCATAGGAAAATAGCTGCTCATGCTGCAGCCATTACGGCTGCTTCCGAAAAACTTACACCCTCCATAGAAGAAACGTCGTATTCTTCGTCCAAGGCCCATGATGCGTCTTTGAGTGCTGCCACTCTAGTTGCAAATAAGGATAAACTCATTCACGCACCTACCCCTCAAGTCCTGGCTCCTGTGCTGCCAAAAGTTTCACTTCCTCATCGTCATTCAGTTTCACTTGGTCAAATTCGAGGAGAATCTGAAGTTGAAGGAGATGTTTTTTATGATGCTCCTTCAGATAAAGAAGACCTTGGATCTTCAAACGCTCCTTTAGATGTACCACATGGTGCTAATCGTAGCAGCATGGATGAAGTTAACGGTTCAAAATACGATTACAGTGATGGAATACTTGATGGCTCAGGTCAGTATACTGATAGTGATATGTCCGATGACGAGAACTCTCTCAAAGATTCGCAAAGTTCGGTTTTAAGCTTTTCAGCTGTTCCCACAAAAGTATTGAAATTTAAGTTGCGTGATGTATTGGGTTCTGAGTATTCTCCATCTCCACAACTGCTTGCCTCTTCAAGTGATGTTTCAGGCTCATCGTCAGCAGTACGCGCAGCTATGAAAGCAGACAAAATCTTTCCAGCTGTTCATGAAAACCCACCTCCTTTAAAAACGAAGCAATCAATTGCCAAACCTTCACCTCATACATTGCGAGTTCCTCAGAAAAAgcataaacatttttaccATCGTGATGACGGAAAATACAAGAGTGGAACCAATTTGCGTAAATCCGAAACTGTTGATCTCCCGCAGTTCtttattgatgaaaatCGTAGAAAGCTCTATGAAGGGTTGTGGGCTGCTAATAAAGGTTATTTACTGAGCAAATCAGAATATTCCAAACCGAATGATTTGATTTGCAATATTGTTGTCCGCGAACTCTGGTCTCGTAGTGGTGCTCCAACGAGTGTTTTAGCCAAAATTTACGATCTCGTTGATAGACATCACACAGGTGTCTTGGGGCGTGATGAATTTATTGTCGGTATGTTTCTGATCGATCAATATTTGAAAGGCCGCAAGTTACCGTTGAAGGTACCAGACTCTGTATGGCTAAGCAGCAAGCGTATGGGGGATATGCTTTGGCGATTAGAAAAACTGCAGAAAAAGAcagataataaaaaacctttcttcaaaaaaaagaagaaaaagagaaaacatttgaaaaagtttttcgACTTTAATACAACAGCAAAGGTGAACGAGGGCGCGATGACTGACTAG